Proteins encoded in a region of the Balaenoptera ricei isolate mBalRic1 chromosome 19, mBalRic1.hap2, whole genome shotgun sequence genome:
- the PSMC4 gene encoding 26S proteasome regulatory subunit 6B isoform X2 translates to MEEIGILVEKAQDELPALSVSRPQTGLSFLGPEPEDLEDLYSRYKKLQQELEFLEVQEEYIKDEQKNLKKEFLHAQEEVKRIQSIPLVIGQFLEAVDQNTAIVGSTTGSNYYVRILSTIDRELLKPNASVALHKHSNALVDVLPPEADSSIMMLTSDQKPDVMYADIGGMDIQKQEVREAVELPLTHFELYKQIGIDPPRGVLMYGPPGCGKTMLAKAVAHHTTAAFIRVVGSEFVQKYLGEGPRMVRDVFRLAKENAPAIIFIDEIDAIATKRFDAQTGADREVQRILLELLNQMDGFDQNVNVKVIMATNRADTLDPALLRPGRLDRKIEFPLPDRRQKRLIFSTITSKMNLSEEVDLEDYVARPDKISGADINSICQEVLTKRQ, encoded by the exons ATGGAGGAGATAGGTATCCTGGTGGAGAAAGCTCAG GATGAGCTCCCAGCCCTGTCTGTGTCACGGCCCCAGACTGGCCTGTCCTTCCTGGGGCCTGAGCCTGAGGACCTGGAGGACCTGTACAGCCGCTACAAG AAGCTGCAGCAAGAGCTGGAGTTCCTGGAGGTGCAGGAGGAGTACATCAAGGATGAGCAAAAGAACCTGAAGAAGGAATTCCTCCACGCCCAGGAGGAGGTGAAGCGAATCCAGAGCATCCCACTGGTTATTGGGCAGTTTCTGGAGGCTGTGGATCAGAATACAGCCATCGTGGGCTCCACCACAG GCTCCAACTACTATGTGCGCATCCTGAGCACCATCGACCGGGAGCTGCTCAAGCCCAACGCCTCGGTGGCCCTCCACAAGCACAGCAACGCCCTGGTGGATGTGCTGCCTCCTGAGGCCGACAGCAGCATCATGATGCTCACCTCAG ATCAGAAGCCAGACGTGATGTACGCGGACATCGGGGGCATGGACATCCAGAAGCAGGAGGTGCGGGAGGCCGTGGAGCTCCCCCTAACGCACTTTGAGCTCTACAAGCAG ATCGGCATCGACCCTCCCCGAGGCGTCCTCATGTATGGCCCGCCCGGCTGCGGGAAAACCATGTTGGCAAAGGCTGTGGCTCATCACACGACAG CTGCATTCATCCGAGTTGTGGGCTCAGAGTTTGTACAGAAGTACCTGGGTGAGGGCCCTCGCATGGTCCGGGATGTGTTCCGCCTGGCCAAGGAGAACGCACCTGCCATCATCTTCATAGATGAGATTGATGCCATTGCAACCAAGAGATTCGATGCCCAGACAGGGG CTGACAGGGAGGTTCAGAGAATCCTGCTGGAGCTACTGAATCAAATGGATGGATTCGACCAGAACGTCAATGTCAAG GTGATCATGGCCACAAACAGAGCAGACACCCTGGATCCTGCTCTGCTGCGGCCGGGACGCCTTGACCGTAAAATTGAATTTCCACTTCCTGACCGCCGCCAGAAGAGATTGATTTTCTCCACTATCACCAGCAAGATGAACCTCTCTGAGGAGGTTGACTTGGAAGATT ATGTGGCCCGACCAGATAAGATTTCAGGAGCTGATATCAACTCCATCTGTCAGGAG GTACTTACGAAACGACAGTGA
- the PSMC4 gene encoding 26S proteasome regulatory subunit 6B isoform X1, with protein sequence MEEIGILVEKAQDELPALSVSRPQTGLSFLGPEPEDLEDLYSRYKKLQQELEFLEVQEEYIKDEQKNLKKEFLHAQEEVKRIQSIPLVIGQFLEAVDQNTAIVGSTTGSNYYVRILSTIDRELLKPNASVALHKHSNALVDVLPPEADSSIMMLTSDQKPDVMYADIGGMDIQKQEVREAVELPLTHFELYKQIGIDPPRGVLMYGPPGCGKTMLAKAVAHHTTAAFIRVVGSEFVQKYLGEGPRMVRDVFRLAKENAPAIIFIDEIDAIATKRFDAQTGADREVQRILLELLNQMDGFDQNVNVKVIMATNRADTLDPALLRPGRLDRKIEFPLPDRRQKRLIFSTITSKMNLSEEVDLEDYVARPDKISGADINSICQESGMLAVRENRYIVLAKDFEKAYKTVIKKDEQEHEFYK encoded by the exons ATGGAGGAGATAGGTATCCTGGTGGAGAAAGCTCAG GATGAGCTCCCAGCCCTGTCTGTGTCACGGCCCCAGACTGGCCTGTCCTTCCTGGGGCCTGAGCCTGAGGACCTGGAGGACCTGTACAGCCGCTACAAG AAGCTGCAGCAAGAGCTGGAGTTCCTGGAGGTGCAGGAGGAGTACATCAAGGATGAGCAAAAGAACCTGAAGAAGGAATTCCTCCACGCCCAGGAGGAGGTGAAGCGAATCCAGAGCATCCCACTGGTTATTGGGCAGTTTCTGGAGGCTGTGGATCAGAATACAGCCATCGTGGGCTCCACCACAG GCTCCAACTACTATGTGCGCATCCTGAGCACCATCGACCGGGAGCTGCTCAAGCCCAACGCCTCGGTGGCCCTCCACAAGCACAGCAACGCCCTGGTGGATGTGCTGCCTCCTGAGGCCGACAGCAGCATCATGATGCTCACCTCAG ATCAGAAGCCAGACGTGATGTACGCGGACATCGGGGGCATGGACATCCAGAAGCAGGAGGTGCGGGAGGCCGTGGAGCTCCCCCTAACGCACTTTGAGCTCTACAAGCAG ATCGGCATCGACCCTCCCCGAGGCGTCCTCATGTATGGCCCGCCCGGCTGCGGGAAAACCATGTTGGCAAAGGCTGTGGCTCATCACACGACAG CTGCATTCATCCGAGTTGTGGGCTCAGAGTTTGTACAGAAGTACCTGGGTGAGGGCCCTCGCATGGTCCGGGATGTGTTCCGCCTGGCCAAGGAGAACGCACCTGCCATCATCTTCATAGATGAGATTGATGCCATTGCAACCAAGAGATTCGATGCCCAGACAGGGG CTGACAGGGAGGTTCAGAGAATCCTGCTGGAGCTACTGAATCAAATGGATGGATTCGACCAGAACGTCAATGTCAAG GTGATCATGGCCACAAACAGAGCAGACACCCTGGATCCTGCTCTGCTGCGGCCGGGACGCCTTGACCGTAAAATTGAATTTCCACTTCCTGACCGCCGCCAGAAGAGATTGATTTTCTCCACTATCACCAGCAAGATGAACCTCTCTGAGGAGGTTGACTTGGAAGATT ATGTGGCCCGACCAGATAAGATTTCAGGAGCTGATATCAACTCCATCTGTCAGGAG AGCGGCATGTTGGCTGTCCGAGAGAACCGCTACATTGTTCTGGCCAAGGACTTTGAGAAAGCGTACAAGACAGTCATCAAGAAGGACGAACAGGAGCATGAGTTTTACAAGTGA